Below is a genomic region from Hylemonella gracilis.
TGATCCGCCGCTGCCTGGACCTGACCCTGGCCGAACTCCAGCAGAAAGGCGTTTTCTGATGTACCCGGCGCGGCCAGGCAGGCCCGCCGGGTGGCACGGACTTTGCCTTTTCCACCTCCATGCGCCTGGGGCGGATTCCGACCCGCCGATTACCCGAAAATCCGCCCAGAATCGCGTGTTCGAGTTTCCACCCCCCGTCCTCAAGACTTGATCGTTCCTGCATCACTCTTCGGCATTAGGAGGCCATCGTCATGAAGCTGAATTTCCGTCCCTGCTCCGCGCTCGCCACGGTGGCCGCGGCCCTGCTGTCTTCGGCCACCCTGCTCTGGGCGGTGAGCGCCTCGGCCCAGGAAGCGAAGGTCTTGAACGTCTACAACTGGTCAGATTACATCGGGGACGAAACGATCGCCAATTTCGAGAAGGAAACCGGCATCAAGGTCCGCTACGACAACTTCGACAACAACGAAATCCTGCATGCCAAGCTGGTGGCGGGCAAGACGGGGTATGACATCGTGGTGCCGTCGTCCAACTGGGCGGCGTTGCAGCTCACGGCTGGCCTGTTCACGCCGCTCGACCGCAGCAAGATCCCGAACCTCAAGAACCTGGACGCCCCCCTGATGGCCCAGCTGGCCACGATCGACCCCGGCAACCAGTACGTCGTGCCCTGGTTGTGGGGATACACGACGCTGGGCATCAATGTGGACAAGGTCAAGAAGGCCATCGGCGGCGAACTGCCGGCCAATGTCTGGGACCTGCTCTTCAAGCCCGAGTACGTGAACAAGTTGAAGTCTTGCGGCGTTTCCGTGCTGGACTCGGCCGACGAAGTGGTGCCCGCCGCCCTGCACTACCTGGGCAAACCCCGGGTGTCCAAGAGCGCGGCCGACTACAACGCGGCCCTGGCCCTGCTCAAGAGCATCCGCCCCTCCGTCACGCTGTTCAGTTCCTCGGGGTACATCAATGACATGGCCAGCGGTTCCATCTGCCTGGCGCTGGGTTGGTCCGGTGACATCAACATCGCCCGTCAACGCGCCATCGACGGCAAGACCGGGCAAAACATCCAGGCCCTGGTGCCCTCCACCGGCGGGCTGCTGTTCTTCGACGTGATGGCCGTCCCCGCGGACGCCCCGCACATCGAGAACGCCTACAAGTTCATCGACTTCATCCTGCGTCCCCAGGTCAATGCCGGGCTGACCAACAAGGTCTTCTACCCGAACGGCACCTATGGCGTGTCCAAGCCCTACATCAACCCGACGGTGGCCAACAACAGCACCGTGTTCCTCTCGGCCGCCGACATGGGCAAGATGGTCGGCTACTCCGACCAGCAACTGACCAACGACATCCGCCGCAACCAGAACCGGGTCTACACCGCGTTCAAGACGGGCATGTAAGGCGGGGGTCCGGGATCAGATAATCGCCCCTTTTTCAACCTGAGTCTCAAGGCGAAGAATGAGCAGCCCAAAGAGCAGCCATAACGCGAAATTCCTGCAGATCAAGAGCGTGGTCAAGGAGTTTGGCGGTTACAAGGCCGTCAACAATGTCAGCATCGATATCGCCAAGGGCGAGATCTTCGCCTTGCTGGGCCCCTCGGGCTGCGGCAAGACGACCCTGCTGCGCATGCTGGCGGGGTTCGAGACGCCCACGGCGGGCAGCATCGTGCTGGACGGGGTCGATCTCGTGGGGTTGCCGCCCTATGAGCGCCCGCTCAACATGATGTTCCAGTCCTACGCCCTGTTTCCGCACCTGACGGTGTGGGACAACATCGCCTTTGGTCTGCGCCGCGAAGGCATGGCCAAGGCCGAGGTGGCCGAGCGGGTCGACGCCATGCTCAAACTGGTGCAACTGGGCAAGTTCGCCCAGCGCAAGCCGCATCAGCTTTCAGGCGGGCAGCAGCAGCGGGTGGCGCTGGCGCGCAGCCTGGCCAAGCAGCCGCAGTTGTTGCTGCTGGACGAGCCGCTGGGTGCGCTGGACAAAAAGCTGCGCGAGCAGACCCAGATCGAGCTGGTCAACATCATCGAACAGGTGGGCGTGACCTGCGTGATGGTCACGCACGACCAGGAAGAGGCCATGACCAT
It encodes:
- a CDS encoding ABC transporter ATP-binding protein: MSSPKSSHNAKFLQIKSVVKEFGGYKAVNNVSIDIAKGEIFALLGPSGCGKTTLLRMLAGFETPTAGSIVLDGVDLVGLPPYERPLNMMFQSYALFPHLTVWDNIAFGLRREGMAKAEVAERVDAMLKLVQLGKFAQRKPHQLSGGQQQRVALARSLAKQPQLLLLDEPLGALDKKLREQTQIELVNIIEQVGVTCVMVTHDQEEAMTMASRLAVMSEGRFLQVGAPSEIYETPQSRFVADFIGNVNLMEGTLDVDDAAHCEIACADVRHYVGHGITGTEDMPVTVALRPEKIKLSRQAPEDTRYNAVKGKVKELSYFGGLTIYRVKLASGAMLKVSMANTERHPDDIFTWDDEVWAHWSPQAQVVLTQ
- a CDS encoding polyamine ABC transporter substrate-binding protein, translated to MKLNFRPCSALATVAAALLSSATLLWAVSASAQEAKVLNVYNWSDYIGDETIANFEKETGIKVRYDNFDNNEILHAKLVAGKTGYDIVVPSSNWAALQLTAGLFTPLDRSKIPNLKNLDAPLMAQLATIDPGNQYVVPWLWGYTTLGINVDKVKKAIGGELPANVWDLLFKPEYVNKLKSCGVSVLDSADEVVPAALHYLGKPRVSKSAADYNAALALLKSIRPSVTLFSSSGYINDMASGSICLALGWSGDINIARQRAIDGKTGQNIQALVPSTGGLLFFDVMAVPADAPHIENAYKFIDFILRPQVNAGLTNKVFYPNGTYGVSKPYINPTVANNSTVFLSAADMGKMVGYSDQQLTNDIRRNQNRVYTAFKTGM